aataaagaaaataaagaaaacataaacaatTATTCATGTTCGATCTCCAAATCAATGCATACAGTATAAACACTAAATAAAAATCTTAGAATGGCTCAATATTTAATTTGTGTATGTCTACGGTAAGAAATACTTGAGTGTTCTAACACTTGTTAGCTATTGGTCTTTACTAAAATTGTTATGAAATACTTTATTTTTACAAGAAATTAGCCAGTCaacaattaaattttaatgGGATATGAAGGAGTAAAATTGTCATTTTAAAATGGAATATGAAAAATCAATGACTGCTCAAACGGACAAAGAATTGAAAGATTCAGTTGATCACAGCAACATACATGCAAAAAAATTAAACCTTAACATACAAGAACTCTATCATCATCAACAACCATAATCAACCATATTCACCCAGAGTTTCACTAATGAAGTAGagtgaaaaaaatgaaaaacaaccCACAAccaacattttgaaaaaaaaaacagaccATGGTATGTTGAGAGCAACGATTTTGTTACTAACTGATTTTTAAAGAGATGGTAACTCCCAGATAATTAATCTTCACAATGGGGGGCGAAACACGTAAGAAAAGCTTCAAACCACCGTTACAGCGACACCCGTGGTTATTCTCTTACAGGAACGTTTACGAGGGGAAGAGGAGGAAGGAGAAGGGTCAATTGGGGTTTCACTTTTGAAGTGGTTAATGTTTGGGTTTTCATTTAACCCCTTTCTCATGTCAAACAACGTCGTTTCTAAATATTTTCAATGCCAAGAGTAAAACGACATCGTTTTGAGAGTGCCAGGTGTCAACCAAAATTGTCAGGTCAGCTTTCCGGTGACAGCAAATGACGTAAGGGACAAATTGAGGCATCGGTCAAAATTTCAGGGTACAATTAGAGTCAATTGAAATCTTGAGGGCTAAATTGAGTTGGGGGTCAAATTTCAGGGGCCAATTTGAGTATTAACTCTGACTTTGATTTTTGGTATTTTGTTATACTATCATGTGATTAAACACTTTTTTTGGTGACAAGTTTATGCATGTTGGGTTGGTTGATTTAAAATTATTGGTCAttgtctaaattttaaaattatctatgAAGTTTCTAAGGTTTTATTACGAAGATTAAAAAAGAACAATAAGTTACTGAACAAActttttgccacgctttaaaagcgtagttGTATCTCACGCTATTGGCtcgctttaaaagcgtagccatatGTCTCATtattggcacgctttaaaagtgtAGCTATATCTGGCACATATGATCGCGCTTTTAAAGTATGGCACTCTTTAAAAGTGTGGCATAAAATAAAACATGGCGATAGATTGTCAAAAGCGTTGTGATAGGACAACCGGCACTTTTACAGATGTGACCCTTTCTAAAACGTGACGATAGCTTAAAAAGTATGACAAAAAACTATCGTTacgtttttatattttttgtcacgctttaaaagcgtaacAAAAAACTTGTTTTCATGTAGCGTAGTGCAACGTGGAACTCAACCAACATATACTCTTCATGTAAATTTGAAAAAACACGTGTCATTGAtgataaatataaaacaaaacaaaacgaAAAATACATAGATGGAGGGACTCTTGCTAATTATGATGGCAATTGTTCTATtggcttatatatatatatatatatggtgagTTCTGTGGTAGATTTATATTTTAGTGATTAAGGGTGATTAAAGCTGACTTTTGGTTGATCATTCAATAAATTTTAGACACTTGGATTGTTGAATTAAGTTGGTGAAGGTTTAGTCAGTTAAGTACGGTAACGAATTTTTGTTTATCGCTGGAGTTTTTTGGAAATTTCAAGGTCAATAATTGTGGTTATGAAATGGACTGCAGTAGTTGGACACCAAAAATTTATAGAATTTTTGTATACAACCAAAAAGATGTATCGTTTATCCTGTTATTATAGAATTTTTATATACAACAAAAAGGCTCGAAtaatattattagtattattatcatcatttttattaatgttataattataattattattgttattatgattattattattaaaacttAACAATTAAAATGTGTTacatgattatttttttattaaagaatggataacatattttttattttttgaatttaataaatttCGTTGTTACATCGTCTCATTTACCTAACAATTTAGTATAGATTTATTTATATGAAAAAACTCttttttgtataaattttttttgactattttttgttatcaaatgacatgaatttaaattaaataattcatATTAATTTCGTATCCTCCTgataattcataaaaaataattcatatttttttcaaattatcagGAGGATACGAAATTAATAtgaattatttaaattaaattcatgTCATTCGATAATTTATACAAAAAAGAGTTCTTTCATATAAATAAATCTATACTAAATTGTTAGGTAAATGAGATGACGGAACAACAGAatttattaaattcaaaaaacaaaaaatatgttCTCCATTCTTTAACGAAAGAATAATCATGTGACACATTTTAATTGTTaagttttaataataataatcatagtaacaataaaagaaaattccATTTTCCTCTCCTACGAGATGCTAAAATGACACTCTCCTTTcctctattttataaatgtatATTTCCCTCccttctaacttttaaaaaacctcctctttaatccatttaaacttttgtgttaactaatgttaactttatccattttttaagaaaaaaaattattttttaaaaaaatacccattagcaaaattttttttatcattaaattttgcttaccaaaatattctttaataaattattcttttattgattaaattatatttttaaaaaaatttaataattatattatttttttctaaaatacccttaataattttttaatttttaaattataattttactaaaatttttgttaacaattttttatattttactattaattttttgatatatatatatatatatattattttaacattaaataaaaaattttagtaaaattatttttcaatatcaatatatattagttgttatacatattaacagtggtaagattttttttatttaatgttaaaataatatatattgatatcaaaaaattaatagtaaatataaaaataattgttaacaaaaattttagtaaaattacaatttaatatttaaaaaattattgaagggtaagtattttagaaaaaaataatttaattattaaattttttgaaaatattttggtaaaaaatacaatttaatcaataaaagaataatttattaaagggtattttggtaagaaaaatttaatgataaaaaataaaatttttgttaatggatattttttcaaaaaataatttattttttcttaaaaaatggataaagttaacattaattaacacaaaaaaattttaaatggaTTAAAGAAgaggttttttaaaagttagaagggaggagaatgtacatttataaaatagaagAGAGTGGAGTGTCATTTTAGCATCTCGTAAGGGAGAGGAGTGAAATTTTctctaacaataataataattataattataacattaataaaaatgatgataataatactaataatattaTTCTAGCCTTTTAGTTGTATACAAAAATCCTATAGTAACGAAGGAAACGattcatcttttttattttattgtaaacAAAAATCCTATAAATTTTTAGTATCCAACTACTACAGTCCATTTCATAACCACAATTATTAACCTTAAAATCTCCAAAAAGTTCCAGCTGTAAACAAAAAATAGTTACCGTACTTAACGGACTAAGCCTTCACCAACTTAATCTAACAACCCAGGTTTCTAAAATTTATTGGATGGTTAACCAAAAGTCGGCCTTAGTCACCCTTAGTCACCAAATATAAACCCACCACAAAActcatctatatatatataggaaaaGTTTTAGGTGTGGCAAAGCATGAAAATGACATGTCAATGTTCCATGTACGACCAGGTACCAGGTATTAATTTGTTGTGTACTCCGGATTAGAATTACCATTGTATACCCCATTTGCAATATCACAAAAACTGTAATGGATAGCTTCAAAATGAGAGATAGAAGTGAACAACAGCTTGCTGAAAGGTGGACGAAAAAAAGACCTCGGTATTTATTGCATTGTGCAAGGGTTGGTCGGTAAACAGTGGACTTTGGATTTGTTTTATGATTGGAATGGTGAAAATGCTTAACAATGGTTGTAGAACACCATTAAATACGCTAACGGTCGGTGAGGTGAAGATCTACGAAGAGGTTTTTTGACGACGACGACCTAGGTATAAATCTTGATCGCGGATCTGGAGTCGAGGTTGGTTGGTTGGTGCAGTAGGTGAAACCTTGGTGGCGAAGCAGACTGGTGGCGATGAGTGCTTGTTTGGACACGTTTGCAAACAGTGTGAGAGCCTCCAAAACTTGCTGAATGTTTCCATGGCGGCTTCTACGAAGATGAGTTATGGTTTATTAAAATTCGATTGAGTCATTGATTTGATAATAATATGCCATCACCTTACTCTGCCAACCTTCTCTTCAAAACAAATTCACATCAACTCATAGCATGGAATCACTGTTTGCAGGAGACATAAtgaattttggatttttatttataaataaataatttaaatattttatttatgaatataaataatttgtaacatgttatttgttatttgttattttttatttttttatctattttgtttacactgtatgcaaattaaatttttatatatctcatttattgtataaatataatatataaaaattcaaaaaatacatTTATCTTAATTATAGTGTTAACGAAAAATATgtattattacaaaaaaaaatttacgattgaaataatatttattatataatttagatcaatttataaaataaaaatgatacaatttattattatttaaattaaattaaataaatttacaagtaaaatttaaatataatataaatataactaaaaaattagtGATAAATTGACACGGTTACAGTGTACAAGACTTAGTTCAagtcattaatatttaataactaCTCTTCTTATTCCATTTTTAAGTATTTTTCATCTCCTAACTTTGTAAAATTAGACGGTCTTAAACAATTAATCACTCttacaaatttataaattttttatttttttgacatTCTCAATATGATAAATGACCGTGCAAtgaacaaaatttaaaatatatataatttaaatttaaaaattaatatttaagagaatacataaaaaaattttacaaaatttaaaaaacttttGTATGTACTCTTTTGAATACTAATTTATGAATTTAAATTGAAAAcgttagaaaaaatcaaagttTTGTAGATTTGTGGGAGAGATTAATCgcttatttaattttgttaaaaaaaattaactatttaaatatgaaaaatatgTTATAATGTGAGATAAAAATAATCTGTGAGTACACAAGTAGTTATTAATGACTTTCTCAAAAGATTATATATTTATAGTTATATTTTCTAAGAATTAGATCTAGGTCTTCTGAATGCAACAGTACcaatttatttctaaattttattttatttaatttaaattatattatatctaaattttatttataaattaatctaATTTGATCTAAATTGTATCTTTTATAcagatttttttttgtcaaattagattaaattaaattttacttaTAAATTTATCTAATTTGATCTAAATAGTAATAAAttgtatctttttttattttataaattgatcTAAATCATAtcacaaatattattttaattataaatttttttttgtaataatacatatatctcgttatatactttttaaatttttatatatctcGTTTGCAGTGTAAacgaaatataaaaaattttaattcgtTTATCgtgtaaacaaaatatataaaaaataataaataataaatatgctataaattatttatattagtaaataaaatatttaaattatttatttataaaaaaattcaacaaatttCAATGAACTTAATTTAAAggccatgaaataagagaactAAAACATCCTCTTGATTCTATTATTGCCTTAATGCCTTTCAAGTCAGCTAAAGAAAACGCACTGTTTCTTTAGGCAACTTTGACATTAACGATATCTTCACCATATCCAAACTCAACACCTTTCAATCTGGTCACAAGTTTATTATGCACCCAATTACCTCTAAATTCACAACAGTATTCTATTTTTCGATCTAAGTCCttgaactattatatatatatacgtatAGCTCATCAAGGATACTGATGACACACTAAGactagaaaagaaaagaagagtgaaagtaaataacgtgcagttgattatatttttaagagAAATGATATGagatcaataaaaaatttattattttttattaatatatttaaaaaattctaaatattaaagactgaattttgaattttaaattttaaattttaataatagaaaaataaaatgccaacttaaaatattaattaatattaataaaaactaTTGGGTGCTAATCATTTATGGAATAGTTAGGTTTATATATATGGTTCAATTTggataaataacttaaataagtTCATTTGAAGGAAGAACTTGAAGTATAAAGATTTTTATATAAGTTactttgtatttaaatttttagttatagaagtatttattttaaagttgtagcGTTTGAATAAATAACTCaacaaatacaatttttttacacaagaaaatagatattaaaataatgatgataacaaatacttttcaatattaaatattgattttacaTAACCTAATTATTAAGATTACAATCAATTAggtaattgatttttttatttgttctcTTATTAGTTCTATTTTTTTAACACTTTTAGCATTCGGTTCTTCCTAGGTAATATCAGTAGAAACTGATTCTTCTCTTATCAGTGAAAATAGTGGTGAAAGGCCAATGCTTCCAGCAAAAATGATGGTGGAAGGTCAGTACTTCTAGCAGATAGAACCTTGGATGAAAATGGTAGTGAAAAGTCAGTATTTCTATTTCTAGCAGaaacaaaaagatattttaaagtaGATTTTTTTGCTTTgaagtcaattttttttttttacgaaaATGATAGAATGACTTATCAAAAAGGagaaattatatatttctaCTTTTTCAAAAGGTTTTGATtcagaaaattaaaagattttctTTAAAATGGTTGAGAGATAAAAACTTGctataatagataaaaaaaatccgAAAATTTTGGCTTTCTATCTACTTAAAATATTCTAATGACACAagattcttattattattattattttttatttattaggaAAACATAGTATCCATACACTCGCGGACACATGTGCACATATACAAACACAcatgaaacaaataaaaaatattaaattaaaataaattagcaAAATCAATATTTTGTTTGCATACGTGTAAAAATGGAAAATAATCAATTTATAGGCTTTAATACAAAATGTATCACCCAATTTCCATCTTGACCATTACAGGAAGTATTACTCCATTCTTTAAGGGTTATTAACGGAAAAGCATACACGTTATTTCCTATATATAGAGTTTTATGTATAATTAACCATTATTCCGTGTTTTTCTATAGCTTCATGACAAATTTGGCTTGTGGTCTACCATCTTTTACTATCACCATGCATAATCCTGCCATATTTATTACCATTTGCAACGCCATATACATTTGCAAGAAGTTTTGCACATTTTGCAGAATAATTCTTCCCATTTCGCTAAGGTATTGGCTTTGCTTTAGCGAGATTGGTATCTAAAGCCAAAACAGTACCCTTTGGCCATAGAACAATAAAACAACACTATGGCAAAGGTGTACAACTTGTTCCTTTTGTTGTGTTTTGTTGCTGTGATACCAACCTTGCATGCCAATATCTTAGCGAATACTACGTATGCGAAACAACATATCACAACAATTGACAATGAATATTGGAAAGAAAAGGCAGCAATTGCTAGAAAAATGAGTGAAGAAGCATATTTTCCTGATCCGCATGAACTTTCCAGAAATTTTACCTCTCTTATTACTGAGTGAGTATTCtcaaactattatatatttaatttcgTAGGAACAAGTTTTTCCATGAAGACAAACTTAATGGAAGATCTTTGGATACTTCAcaaatattttcataaaaacaAATTCCATTATTTATAAGTCTTATTaccattattttttttcataatataatgtgaatttataataattaacaTTTTCTTCTTAACATAACATATTGATTCTGGGATTATGGTAATTATAACATCTACCATAGGATAATAAACTAAACTTTTTCTATTTCATTTTCgcaaaaaaaaaacagagacATAGCTGGTAACAACCATGTAAGAAGGAACTTGAATGGTCAAAGGGCAGGAGTTGCATGTGAGGCAACCAATAACATTGATAGATGTTGGAGGTGTGACCCCAATTGGGCAGATAATCGCCAAAAACTTGTAAATTGCGTTCAAGGTTTTGGAAGAAAAACTACTGGAGGAAAGGGAGGTCCAATCTACGTAGTTACTAGTCCTGCTGACAATGACATGGTTAATCCAAAACCAGGTACCCTTCGCCATGCAGTCACAAGAGATGGACCTTTGTGGATTATCTTTGCTCGTAGCATGAATATTAGACTCAACCAAGAGCTCATGGTGTCTAGTAACAAGACAATTGACGGAAGAGGAGTTGATATCTACATTACTAAAGGTGCAGGCATCACCCTCCAATACGTCAGTAATGTTATCATCCATGGAATCAAGATTCATGATATTGTTCCCGGTACCGGTGGACTTATTAGGGATTCTGAGAGCCATTTTGGGTTTAGGACACGCAGTGATGGTGATGGAATATCCATCTTTGGTGCCAGCAATATTTGGATTGACCATGTTTCCATGAGAAAATGCTCTGATGGTCTTATTGATGCCATTATGGGATCTACAGCTATTACCATCTCTAATAGTCATTTCACAGACCATAATGACGTAAGTAATTACTttcaacttttctcacattattttattataaaatcaaGTCAATTAAATAGTTCTTTTGATACTTATAAAATATTCTTGAATGAAAATGATCCTAAAATAAAGAATTATTTTGTCTTTTGTTGGCTTATTTCAGTgattctattttgttttatttgtgATGTAGGTGATGCTCTTTGGTGCCAATGACCAACACACAATTGACAAGGTGATGCAAATCACCCTAGTTTTCAACCACTTTGGCAAGAGATTAATCCAAAGAATGCCAAGGTGCAGATTTGGATTTGTTCACGTTGTCAACAATGATTATACTCATTGGGAAATGTATGCCATTGGTGGTAGCAGCAAACCTACGATCATTAGTGAAGGAAATCGGTTCGTGGCTCCTGATAATAACAATGCTAAAGAGGTATGTGACATTTAATTAACATGTTTAAAGGCAATAAAAAAGTCTACGTGAATGAATTTTTACATTAACATACTAATAAATAAATGGTGAAGGTCACGAAGAGAGTAACCAATGATGATTGGAAGAATTGGCAATGGAGATCAATCAACGATGCGTTTGTTAATGGAGCATTTTTCGTACAATCTGGACCTGAACTCGTAGACAGGCCATTCTCAAGCAAGGACATGATTGCAGGAAAAGATGGTTCATACGTGCAAAGACTTACTTCTTTTGCTGGCTCCCTTAAATGTAGAGTTGGTAAACCTTGCTAGTCATTCATCCTTATCTCTACTTGCACAATTTTCTAGTTGATGCACGCACAAATTGTGTTTTGGCAAACAAGTGGAAAAGGAAAGGGCAAAAGATGCAGGGATATATGCAAGATGCTCTATTAAATGTGTGATCAATTTTCTTGTTCAATTGTCCATaggattaaaaagattttgaaaaaaaaggttgaaattattgtaaaattatttaattttatctttttggaCTTTGTGTTGAAATTCAATAATTTCTTTTTGCAACCTAGGCAAGGGATGTTGAAATATATCACAttgcttattttttttctatttagaagttaagggtaatttggttatttatttttttaatttgtttattaaaatatatttgtacaatgtgatATAACTAACCCTCTGGCGATTGGAAAAGttaatatgatataaagattaAATGTTGAAATAGATAATGCGATCTAATACAAagtaagataaaaattttacgAGTAATAAATAACTATGACTAAGAATTTAATTCCTGATTGTATTATATGTGTTTGGTTTGAATAATTTAAGGACAATACTAGATAATCAATGACTTTtttgaacaatatgaacaaccaccaatcaaataaaaatacactaacTACACATCCAAATTATTtacctaaattttaatattagaataaccatccaCACACCTAATAAAATGAATATCCGATATattcattattcacattatttaatattttcattatctacctatacttttctataatttaaacaataaaataattgatttttagttcttaTTCAAAGACTTactgaattttatatttaaaatttacgAAATTTTAAAGCGCACTCGTACCTACTTTAACTAAGTGAGAACGTGCCAATTCCCTTATTGCATTGATcccaattttcttttcttccattttGGCCTCACCTGTTTTTCGACCTCTGAAATTATGGAATGGTACTAAAGAGGTGAAAGAAACTCATTGTTTGAGTTAATTTGGATAAGCTTTGAAGTTTGCTACAATGTAATCCCtcaactttctttttttttttttaattcaaagcCTCTATTTATAGGGTATATATATATCTCtaaccaaaaaaattttcaatatatatatcgAAAAAATACACGTCTAGCTATCTTAAATGTCCcaaatatgatttaaaaagaccATAAAAAGTTCCCACTTAATCCGATGAAGAACCAACcttaaaaacttttttattcAGTTTGGTTCCTAATTTGTTCAAATGAAATTGACCCTTTACCACCCTTAGAACTAGGTTGAAGAAAGGCTTAAATTAGAATAAAAGAGGTAGAAGTACAAGGAGAAAATAGGGaaggaaaaacaagaagaaaagaggTATGGATATTTATTATCTTGCATCTATGTTGCTTTTGTTATTGATGGGTTAATGCTCGGCTAGGCTTCAAGACCAATATGTATTCTAAATTGCTAATATTCATGGTTGTAGCTAAAGCTTAGTCAAAGGGCCAAGGAAACTTGTAGAGCTGTAGTTAAGGAATAATAGCTAATATTCTAAATTCGCATTTTTCTTGTCGTATCTTCTCATCTCTTTTGTATTTATGTTTGTTTTTGTTGTAGTTTTATACGAAGTTGTATGAAGTTATatgttttttattaaaaaaattctgctattctatttattaaaatttttggaatatttCAGTATGTTCTGCAGATTATCTTTTCTTTcggtattttttgtttttgtgtcTTGCATAATCTAAATTTGTgtcttaataaaattaattttgtgtgCTGATTTCTTGTTGAAACTAAAATGTCTTATGCCCTTACCCGCTTACTTACTATATCTAAGACAGAATAGACAGAGTTTAATATGTATTATTATCTCTTGTTCAtggttttataattttattcaatGAGATATGTTGAAGTAATGAATAACAAAGTTTGTgtgatttttaataatattggACTACAAATTTGGTGGAATTGGATAAGGAGGTGTGCTCAACTACTCATACTCATAGAAGGTGCAgactaaatttaaattaaagtttTATAGTAAGTGCATTTCGTATTCAAGTATACGTGGATTTAGATTCATATTGGAGTCAACACTCTCTTTGAGCATGTAATAACCCAATTTGAACttctcttttcattttctcaagcaaaaaaaaaaagagtaatataaaatatttgattgTCACTTTTAAACAATTTATACTATTATAGTTGCAAGCACAACAGAATTATATAGGAAAGTAATATAGACTTGTTTGAGAGCATTGGATGACACTTATACAGAGGTAACAGTCTCTGAATCTGATAAGTCAAGATATCAAATAAGGAAGGGTAAAATATGTACCAACGTCCTAGGAGTGTGTAATCGAGATATGAGCTTTGTTTATGTACTTAATGGATGGGAGGAATCAGCATCTGATTCAAGAATACTTCGAGATGCAAT
The genomic region above belongs to Arachis stenosperma cultivar V10309 chromosome 5, arast.V10309.gnm1.PFL2, whole genome shotgun sequence and contains:
- the LOC130983170 gene encoding pectate lyase-like, whose protein sequence is MAKVYNLFLLLCFVAVIPTLHANILANTTYAKQHITTIDNEYWKEKAAIARKMSEEAYFPDPHELSRNFTSLITEDIAGNNHVRRNLNGQRAGVACEATNNIDRCWRCDPNWADNRQKLVNCVQGFGRKTTGGKGGPIYVVTSPADNDMVNPKPGTLRHAVTRDGPLWIIFARSMNIRLNQELMVSSNKTIDGRGVDIYITKGAGITLQYVSNVIIHGIKIHDIVPGTGGLIRDSESHFGFRTRSDGDGISIFGASNIWIDHVSMRKCSDGLIDAIMGSTAITISNSHFTDHNDVMLFGANDQHTIDKVMQITLVFNHFGKRLIQRMPRCRFGFVHVVNNDYTHWEMYAIGGSSKPTIISEGNRFVAPDNNNAKEVTKRVTNDDWKNWQWRSINDAFVNGAFFVQSGPELVDRPFSSKDMIAGKDGSYVQRLTSFAGSLKCRVGKPC